In Scylla paramamosain isolate STU-SP2022 chromosome 31, ASM3559412v1, whole genome shotgun sequence, one DNA window encodes the following:
- the LOC135116338 gene encoding uncharacterized protein LOC135116338 yields the protein MSEVPVVGSPVPEYEVEEEKEEEDEEEARIRKKKRLLAVALPPADKGILRSPSYRFVRCKELATGGVRGCVERPSEPGATAYYVQQMPEGSVCVREDKEIMLAYADDVAVVTGSQQDLQEAMTRWNDVLNREGMRMNKQKTYLLVDKQQVMVWL from the exons atgtcggaggtgccggtggtggggtcgccagttccggagtacgaggtggaggaggaaaaggaagaggaggacgaggaggaggcacggataaggaagaagaaaagattattagctgtagccctccctccagctgataaggggatattaaggagcccttcctacag gTTCGTTCGATGCAAGGAGTTGGCCACAGGAGGCGTCCGAGGCTGTGTAGAGCGGCCGTCTGAACCTGGTGCCACAGCTTACTATGTTcaacag atgcctgaaggaagtgtgtgtgtaagggaggataaagagatcatgctggcctatgcagacgatgtcgctgtcgtgacaggaagccaacaagatcttcaagaggccatgacaagatggaatgatgttttaaatagggaaggaatgagaatgaacaaacaaaaaacttatttactagtggacaagcaacaagtgatggtgtggctctga